One stretch of Microbacterium faecale DNA includes these proteins:
- a CDS encoding glycosyltransferase family 2 protein: protein MPRLSVLLPARNASTSIGDAVRSTLADLPDDAELIVGDDASTDGTPEVLAGIDDLRLRVISCPGRGLSAALNTLLDATDSEFVARMDADDVVIRGRFHRQMRALRTADTVFTTVATQHGSGVPRPAWPVGIGAGEFGFHLLLTNPVAHSTMAARRATIVDAGGYRAVPSEDYDLWLRLQSRGARMRRLATPGLVYRVHADQVTAADGWRMSSWQDDRTQQAFAELSERLLGVPQMRISSLAVAPLTRGAKLARMADFDRHFRSAVRRVPLPARAALLRRLAARAEWLWQRTDATPGLIGAAT from the coding sequence ATGCCCCGCCTCTCCGTCCTCCTCCCCGCTCGGAACGCCAGCACGAGTATCGGCGACGCCGTGCGGTCGACGCTCGCGGATCTTCCGGACGATGCCGAGCTCATCGTCGGCGACGATGCGTCGACCGACGGTACGCCGGAGGTCCTCGCGGGCATCGACGATCTGCGCCTGCGCGTCATCTCCTGTCCGGGTCGCGGGCTCTCCGCCGCGCTCAACACGCTCCTCGACGCCACCGACAGCGAGTTCGTCGCGCGCATGGACGCGGATGACGTCGTGATCCGCGGCCGCTTCCACCGCCAGATGCGTGCACTGCGGACGGCCGATACGGTGTTCACGACTGTCGCCACGCAGCACGGCTCCGGCGTGCCGCGCCCCGCCTGGCCGGTCGGGATCGGCGCGGGCGAGTTCGGCTTCCACCTGCTGCTGACGAACCCCGTCGCTCACTCGACGATGGCAGCGCGGCGCGCCACCATCGTCGACGCGGGGGGCTACCGCGCCGTGCCGAGCGAAGACTACGACCTGTGGCTGCGCCTGCAGTCGCGCGGCGCCCGCATGCGGCGGCTCGCCACTCCGGGGCTGGTGTATCGCGTGCACGCGGATCAGGTCACAGCCGCGGACGGCTGGCGGATGTCGTCATGGCAGGACGACCGCACGCAGCAGGCCTTCGCCGAGCTCTCGGAGCGGCTGCTCGGAGTGCCCCAGATGCGCATCTCGTCGCTCGCCGTCGCCCCGTTGACCCGCGGAGCGAAGCTCGCGCGGATGGCGGACTTCGATCGTCACTTTCGATCCGCCGTCCGACGCGTTCCTCTTCCCGCCCGCGCCGCGCTCCTGCGTCGACTCGCGGCGCGCGCCGAGTGGCTGTGGCAGCGCACGGACGCGACCCCCGGCCTCATCGGAGCGGCGACGTGA
- a CDS encoding fibrinogen-like YCDxxxxGGGW domain-containing protein, producing the protein MNLRPHFGVLAAVGVLAAMLPAATTEQLPTPDGLTEATAAASCWEIAQLTPDAPSDVYWIATPTLGSAERFYCDQETDGGGWALVGRGRERWSESMLGSGTPAQVSDHVSGPAAFTPRQLAADVIDGLADGGRIDDLVDGIRLTRATNREGTAWQDVRFHLESPRDGWTWQFNNDQRIDTASFDGTVISGGTTSNFGTGNGIERVRTITGAAEGWAMGFGFGRDVTGSPAATSHLWASSEGGRYARPFTQVFIRPRILSEDVYGALPAGGTEEATGVSVAESFALPQPWGVAGLGAGPASREGSNEVSAFTESGDTVFVGGNFTSVQRSAGGQDATDQAYLAAFERDSGEWNSSFRPTFDNQVKALATLPDGRIAAGGFFSEVNGEEHPGLVVLDAQTGEVDTAFTGRLINYLSGGVPSVRTLDAQDGWLYVAGSFTHATSDGGPQAYTRGAARFDAASGAPDSWNPEFNGTVMSIDASDRGDRVYAAGFFSQSKGRTADKAAAISATDESLTEWPVVFSNRDQGRQGYQQAVLEVGDRVWLGGAEHSLMSYDRDTFEMLSANITLPGGDFQAIASDGAAVYAGCHCFGTSYSGATKWPSIGSAWTDAEAIYASGAWSAATGERLPSFNGNFDTRAGAGAWALFVDSVGTLWQGGDLRYSTRRGYVRQWSGGFVRHRTSDVTSPSTPQGFQVQATDDAVALSWNASTDDRGVSAYQVLRANRVVATVEDTHAELAAAPADTVYAVRAVDEAGNRSASTPPVTAAVDPEPDPEPEPEPEPDPDPEPEPEPEPAASALIAPGATWASFWSNDAVADGWNTTEFDDSGWTLGAAPIGWGTSDIETQLDRALSPRPVTSYHRATFEVPDGTASVQLSVRSDDGVVVYIDGDEVLRDNIDDGPVTGSTRANRSVSTSAAPDNLVELDVHGLTVGSHTVAVEVHSNYRSAVSHSFEMTVMAS; encoded by the coding sequence ATGAACCTTCGCCCCCATTTCGGAGTGCTCGCCGCGGTCGGCGTGCTCGCCGCGATGCTTCCTGCGGCCACGACCGAACAGCTCCCGACGCCCGACGGCCTCACCGAGGCCACCGCCGCCGCCTCCTGCTGGGAGATCGCGCAGCTCACTCCCGACGCACCGAGCGACGTGTACTGGATCGCGACTCCCACGCTGGGGTCCGCAGAGCGGTTCTATTGCGACCAGGAGACCGACGGCGGCGGCTGGGCGCTCGTCGGTCGCGGCCGCGAGCGCTGGTCAGAGTCGATGCTGGGGTCAGGCACTCCGGCTCAGGTGAGCGATCACGTCTCGGGACCGGCGGCCTTCACCCCGCGACAGCTCGCCGCCGACGTGATCGACGGGCTCGCGGACGGCGGGCGGATCGACGACCTCGTCGACGGGATCCGGCTCACGCGCGCGACGAACCGCGAGGGCACCGCGTGGCAGGACGTCCGGTTCCACCTCGAGAGCCCCCGCGACGGCTGGACGTGGCAGTTCAACAACGACCAGCGCATCGATACCGCCTCCTTCGACGGGACCGTCATCTCCGGCGGCACCACCAGCAATTTCGGAACCGGGAACGGGATCGAGCGCGTGCGCACGATCACCGGAGCCGCCGAGGGGTGGGCGATGGGCTTCGGGTTCGGCCGCGACGTCACCGGATCGCCAGCGGCGACGAGTCATCTCTGGGCCAGTTCGGAGGGCGGTCGCTACGCGCGCCCGTTCACCCAGGTCTTCATCCGACCACGGATCCTCAGCGAAGACGTCTACGGCGCTCTTCCGGCAGGCGGTACCGAGGAGGCGACAGGCGTCAGCGTCGCGGAGAGCTTCGCGCTCCCGCAGCCGTGGGGCGTCGCCGGGCTCGGCGCGGGCCCGGCGTCGCGCGAAGGCAGCAACGAGGTCTCGGCGTTCACCGAGAGCGGCGACACCGTGTTCGTCGGTGGGAACTTCACGTCGGTCCAACGGTCGGCGGGCGGACAGGACGCCACCGACCAGGCCTACCTCGCGGCGTTCGAGCGCGACAGCGGCGAATGGAACTCGTCGTTCCGCCCCACGTTCGACAACCAGGTCAAGGCGCTCGCGACCCTTCCCGACGGACGAATCGCGGCGGGTGGATTCTTCTCCGAGGTCAATGGCGAGGAGCACCCCGGTCTCGTCGTCCTCGATGCGCAGACGGGCGAGGTCGACACCGCCTTCACGGGACGCCTCATCAACTACCTGTCGGGCGGCGTCCCCTCCGTGCGCACGCTCGATGCGCAGGATGGCTGGCTCTACGTCGCCGGCAGCTTCACGCACGCGACGTCGGACGGCGGCCCTCAGGCGTACACGCGCGGCGCGGCGCGATTCGACGCCGCCTCGGGCGCACCGGACTCCTGGAACCCCGAGTTCAACGGCACGGTCATGAGCATCGACGCGTCGGACCGCGGCGACCGCGTGTACGCCGCCGGGTTCTTCAGCCAGTCCAAGGGTCGCACCGCAGACAAGGCGGCCGCGATCTCGGCGACGGACGAATCACTCACCGAGTGGCCGGTCGTGTTCTCGAACCGCGACCAGGGACGACAGGGGTACCAGCAGGCGGTGCTCGAAGTCGGCGATCGCGTCTGGCTGGGCGGTGCCGAGCATTCGCTGATGAGCTACGACCGCGACACCTTCGAGATGCTCAGCGCGAACATCACCCTCCCCGGCGGAGACTTCCAGGCAATCGCCTCCGACGGTGCGGCCGTCTACGCCGGCTGCCACTGCTTCGGCACGAGCTACTCCGGCGCCACGAAGTGGCCGTCCATCGGTTCGGCGTGGACCGACGCTGAGGCGATCTACGCGAGTGGCGCGTGGAGCGCTGCCACCGGCGAACGATTGCCCTCCTTCAATGGCAACTTCGACACCCGCGCGGGCGCTGGCGCCTGGGCGCTGTTCGTCGACTCCGTCGGCACGCTCTGGCAGGGCGGCGACCTGCGCTACTCCACGCGTCGCGGATACGTGCGCCAATGGTCCGGCGGGTTCGTGCGACACCGCACGTCCGACGTGACGAGCCCCTCGACCCCGCAGGGCTTCCAGGTGCAGGCCACGGACGATGCCGTCGCGCTCAGCTGGAACGCGTCCACCGACGATCGCGGCGTCAGCGCCTATCAGGTGCTGCGCGCGAACCGCGTCGTCGCCACCGTCGAGGACACGCACGCCGAACTTGCCGCGGCGCCCGCCGACACCGTGTACGCGGTGCGCGCGGTCGACGAGGCCGGCAACCGTTCGGCGTCGACACCCCCCGTCACAGCAGCCGTGGATCCCGAGCCGGACCCCGAACCCGAACCCGAACCCGAACCCGATCCCGATCCGGAGCCGGAGCCGGAGCCCGAACCCGCGGCATCGGCGCTCATCGCGCCGGGCGCGACCTGGGCATCCTTCTGGTCGAACGACGCGGTCGCGGATGGATGGAACACGACCGAGTTCGACGACTCCGGGTGGACGCTCGGCGCCGCGCCGATCGGGTGGGGAACGAGCGATATCGAAACGCAACTCGACCGCGCGCTCAGCCCGCGCCCCGTCACGAGCTACCACCGCGCGACGTTCGAGGTGCCCGATGGCACCGCGTCGGTGCAGCTCTCGGTCCGCTCCGACGACGGCGTCGTCGTCTACATCGACGGAGACGAGGTGCTGCGCGACAACATCGACGACGGCCCCGTCACCGGATCCACGCGCGCGAACCGAAGCGTGTCGACGTCGGCCGCACCCGACAACCTCGTCGAGCTCGACGTGCACGGTCTGACCGTCGGCTCACACACGGTCGCCGTCGAGGTGCATTCGAACTACCGATCGGCCGTCAGCCACAGCTTCGAGATGACGGTGATGGCATCATGA
- a CDS encoding oligosaccharide flippase family protein encodes MSTTTVAPHRAVARASIVSFAGSAANAVLGIVLVIVLGRLLGDAGAGVVLQAIATFAIALGVARCGMDSAALWILPRLAEQTPAALRPTAIRLVSASGVAGTICAIILTTNPFGVGAVSDAVARIAWFLPVVAMLVTALACTRALGGVVPYTLVWSVGLPLARPVAIAIAVAVGGGLMTVVFAWALPTVVGLVAAIAILAYELSRRATATHAPFVFRGSGLSARIGRYAAPRIVSESLSQLLVWLDVLIVGGIAGPAAAGVYGAATRIASAGSLIDQAIRVVVAPVFSRLLHRDDRAGIARVFRAATTWLVLFSAPIYVLLAVFAPVALSIVGPSFVSGEVALATLAVGSVVTFLAGNVHSVLLMSGRSGLAAGNKAFAVALDVALLFLLVPHWGITGAAVAWAVACAADALIATIEVRYVLGLRLPLAAGLRALAIATATVGVAAVAARLVFGATWLGLAVAILVGGGALVIWARAAASVLDLDAFVSHARIAPRTTGASS; translated from the coding sequence ATGAGCACCACGACCGTCGCCCCGCACCGCGCGGTCGCCCGCGCGAGCATCGTCAGCTTCGCCGGATCCGCGGCGAACGCCGTGCTCGGCATCGTGCTCGTCATCGTGCTCGGGAGGCTCCTCGGCGACGCCGGAGCGGGGGTCGTATTGCAGGCGATTGCGACGTTCGCCATCGCGCTCGGCGTCGCCCGGTGCGGCATGGATTCGGCGGCGCTCTGGATCCTGCCGCGCCTCGCCGAGCAGACGCCCGCCGCGCTCCGCCCGACGGCGATTCGTCTCGTGAGCGCATCCGGCGTCGCCGGGACGATCTGCGCGATCATCCTGACGACGAACCCGTTCGGGGTCGGCGCCGTCTCCGATGCGGTCGCCCGGATCGCGTGGTTCCTGCCCGTCGTCGCGATGCTCGTCACCGCGCTCGCCTGCACACGCGCACTCGGCGGCGTCGTGCCCTACACGCTGGTGTGGAGCGTCGGCCTCCCCCTCGCGCGTCCGGTCGCGATCGCGATCGCCGTGGCGGTGGGAGGCGGTCTGATGACCGTGGTGTTCGCCTGGGCTCTTCCCACGGTCGTGGGTCTCGTCGCGGCGATCGCGATTCTCGCGTATGAACTCTCGCGACGTGCGACGGCGACACACGCCCCCTTCGTGTTCCGGGGGTCCGGCCTGAGCGCGCGCATCGGGCGCTACGCCGCGCCTCGCATCGTGTCCGAGTCGCTCTCGCAGCTGCTCGTCTGGCTCGATGTGCTCATCGTCGGCGGCATCGCCGGTCCCGCTGCGGCCGGCGTCTACGGGGCGGCGACCCGTATCGCGTCCGCGGGCTCACTCATCGATCAAGCCATCCGTGTCGTGGTCGCCCCGGTCTTCAGCCGACTTCTGCACCGCGACGACCGCGCCGGGATCGCCCGCGTGTTCCGCGCCGCGACGACATGGCTCGTCCTCTTCAGCGCGCCGATCTACGTCCTGCTGGCCGTATTCGCGCCGGTCGCGCTCTCGATCGTCGGTCCGTCGTTCGTCTCCGGCGAGGTCGCGCTGGCGACGCTCGCGGTCGGATCCGTGGTCACCTTTCTCGCCGGGAACGTGCACTCCGTCCTGCTGATGAGCGGTCGCAGCGGACTCGCCGCCGGCAACAAGGCGTTCGCGGTCGCACTCGATGTCGCGTTGCTGTTCCTCCTCGTTCCCCACTGGGGAATCACAGGAGCGGCTGTCGCCTGGGCGGTCGCCTGCGCGGCCGACGCTCTCATCGCAACGATCGAGGTCCGCTACGTGCTCGGTCTGCGCCTGCCGCTCGCCGCTGGCCTGCGCGCGCTGGCAATCGCCACCGCGACGGTCGGCGTCGCCGCGGTGGCCGCGCGGCTGGTCTTCGGCGCGACGTGGCTCGGACTGGCGGTCGCCATCCTCGTCGGTGGCGGCGCGCTCGTCATCTGGGCGCGCGCCGCTGCCTCCGTTCTCGACCTCGACGCCTTCGTCTCACACGCGCGAATCGCGCCGCGTACGACAGGAGCATCCTCATGA
- a CDS encoding CDP-alcohol phosphatidyltransferase family protein, with the protein MTRVTLTRRNRVHELRAELRAAQKSGAGVPAYTRWINRRLARSVAPFAAAWGVTPNAVTFLSAALTVAGIAVLVFVPLSLAVGVAAAILLAAGYVLDSADGQVARLTRSAAPAGEWLDHVVDAFRTPLIHTGVAIAYYLHRPDEVWVMAIALAYALLSSGQFMSQILAEQLSARHGRSMVEASGRVKSLVLLPVDPGTLCWAFALWGTEAFAPLYALLFAANLVHTAASLRRKHRRLV; encoded by the coding sequence ATGACCCGCGTCACCCTGACCCGGCGGAACCGCGTGCACGAGCTGCGCGCCGAGCTCCGCGCGGCACAGAAGAGCGGCGCCGGCGTTCCCGCCTACACCCGATGGATCAACCGGCGCCTCGCCCGGAGCGTCGCCCCGTTCGCCGCTGCGTGGGGGGTGACCCCGAACGCCGTCACGTTCCTCAGCGCGGCGCTCACGGTCGCCGGCATCGCCGTGCTCGTGTTCGTCCCACTCAGCCTCGCTGTCGGCGTTGCCGCCGCGATCCTCCTGGCGGCCGGTTACGTCCTCGACTCGGCGGACGGGCAGGTCGCGCGCCTGACGAGATCCGCCGCACCGGCCGGCGAATGGCTCGATCACGTCGTCGATGCGTTCCGCACACCGCTGATCCACACGGGCGTCGCGATCGCGTACTACCTGCACCGCCCGGACGAGGTGTGGGTGATGGCCATCGCCCTCGCCTACGCGTTGCTGTCGTCCGGGCAGTTCATGAGCCAGATCCTCGCCGAGCAGCTCTCCGCGAGGCACGGCCGATCGATGGTCGAGGCGAGTGGGCGCGTCAAGTCGCTCGTCCTCCTCCCCGTCGATCCCGGGACGCTCTGCTGGGCGTTCGCACTCTGGGGAACCGAGGCCTTCGCACCGCTGTACGCGCTGCTGTTTGCCGCGAACCTCGTGCACACCGCGGCGTCACTGCGCCGGAAACATCGGCGACTCGTCTGA
- a CDS encoding glycosyltransferase family 2 protein, translating into MTTHVSVVIPTRDRPQLLRRAISSVLAQSSDVTVEIIVVFDGSAVESLADLDAGRHRIRTLPNNRTRGLAGARNTGIAAASNDYVAFCDDDDEWLPGKLAAQLPLLDDPHVPLVATGIRVLTTRGAHDRPSPARATHEDLLRSRITELHPSSFLFRTADARGRLGGIDEDLPASYGEDYDLLLRAAQLGDIVAVPEPLTLVHWDRSSYFTDRWRGVADGLGYLLDKHAGFATAPVGRARIEGQIAFAHGALGEHRSARTWAGRALRDDWRQLRAYLALIVSLRILSGRRVIAALNARGRGV; encoded by the coding sequence ATGACCACGCACGTATCCGTCGTCATCCCGACCCGGGATCGGCCGCAGCTGCTGCGCCGCGCGATCTCCTCGGTCCTCGCCCAGTCCTCCGACGTGACCGTCGAGATCATCGTCGTCTTCGACGGATCTGCCGTGGAGTCCCTCGCCGATCTGGACGCCGGACGCCATCGCATCCGCACGCTGCCGAATAACCGCACGCGCGGCCTCGCCGGTGCGCGCAACACCGGGATCGCGGCCGCCTCGAACGACTATGTCGCCTTCTGCGACGACGATGACGAGTGGCTCCCCGGCAAGCTCGCCGCGCAGCTCCCCCTCCTCGACGACCCTCACGTGCCACTCGTCGCCACCGGGATCCGCGTGCTCACGACGCGTGGGGCGCACGACCGCCCGTCGCCGGCGCGCGCCACGCACGAGGATCTGCTGCGCTCCCGCATCACGGAGCTGCACCCCTCGTCGTTCCTGTTCCGCACGGCCGACGCCCGCGGACGACTCGGCGGAATCGACGAGGACCTCCCAGCGTCGTACGGGGAGGACTACGACCTGTTGTTGCGCGCCGCCCAGCTCGGCGACATCGTCGCCGTACCGGAGCCACTCACGCTGGTCCACTGGGATCGGTCGTCGTACTTCACCGACAGATGGCGCGGCGTGGCCGACGGCCTCGGCTACCTGCTCGACAAGCATGCCGGCTTCGCGACCGCCCCGGTCGGACGCGCGCGCATCGAAGGCCAGATCGCGTTCGCGCACGGTGCGCTCGGCGAACACCGCTCCGCCCGCACCTGGGCGGGACGCGCCCTTCGCGACGACTGGCGGCAGCTGCGTGCGTACCTCGCGCTGATCGTGAGCCTGCGGATCCTGTCGGGTCGCCGCGTCATCGCGGCGCTCAATGCGCGTGGACGGGGCGTGTGA